From Toxorhynchites rutilus septentrionalis strain SRP chromosome 2, ASM2978413v1, whole genome shotgun sequence, a single genomic window includes:
- the LOC129765623 gene encoding uncharacterized protein LOC129765623, with the protein MFHQVLINEADQNSQRFLWCGEDQSNDPNTYIMKVMTFGASCSPSCAQFVINENARRFAARYPAAVEAIQKNQYVDDLLASVDTENEAIELAKCVRLIHQHGGFEMRNWISNSTPVLEALQTSRKPEMNLDIITEFALEKVLGMWWNTTTDVFQFKLNVERNRELLAEGKHPTKREILRVLMSIYDPLGLIGNYLMFLKILLQEIWRAGTEWDDMIHEKQLKGWITWLRILPQIEEIRIPRCYHTSSCGDQHAVELHTFVDASELGYAAVSYFRFVQDGVIKCALIGAKTRVAPIKFVSIPRLELQAAVIGVRLAKSIEQGHSLDIKRRYFWTDARDVICWLNSDNRRYSQFVAFRTSEILENTEIKDWNWIPSKLNVADEGTKWQRQPDFDANSRWFNGPSFLWEHECEWPKMPTSDHVTVEEIRQNLLHHTIDFNDILRPEDHSKWKHLRRITALVIRFAENIKRKLAKAVTQTGILTMHELATAENFHYRRAQNEVYSEEMVILTKAKSIKNQQILPRKSSLYKLSPFLDDNGVMRVHSRIDVCEFVGKKSAFPIVLPRDHRLTQLILLERHERYHHQNHETYINEVRKQYYIPRLRVQCEKVRRKCQQCKIRMAKSQPPAMGNLPPARLAAFVRPFSYTGVDFFGPYNVAVGRRTEKRWGVLMTCLTIRAIHIEIAHSLNTDSCIMALKNFMARRGTPVEIFSDRGTNFVGASKELSDALKTVDKQRIMLEFTSSTTSWNFNPPASPHMGGSWERLIQSVKKILAEIHPKRSFTDEVLRNTLTEIENIVNSRPLTYVPVDDVSSPALTPNHFLLGSSNGSKPLVPYDDSAIVVKHSWKTSQILANYFWRRWVMEYLPTITRRTKWFLPAKPIGVGDIVIVVDPNMPRSCWPKGRVVATKISKDGQVRSATVQTVSGLYERPAVKLAVLDIGANINKLNQSPT; encoded by the coding sequence ATGTTTCACCAGGTGTTGATTAACGAGGCCGATCAAAATAGTCAGCGTTTTCTTTGGTGTGGCGAAGATCAATCGAATGATCCCAACACATACATCATGAAAGTGATGACCTTTGGGGCGAGCTGCTCGCCCAGTTGTGCACAATTTGTTATCAACGAGAATGCTCGTCGTTTCGCTGCACGGTACCCGGCAGCTGTTGAAGCGATTCAGAAGAATCAATATGTCGACGATTTGCTTGCGAGCGTAGATACAGAGAACGAAGCAATCGAGTTAGCAAAATGCGTCCGGTTAATACATCAACATGGTGGCTTTGAAATGCGTAACTGGATTTCAAATTCGACACCAGTTCTGGAAGCTTTACAAACGAGCCGCAAACCAGAGATGAATCTGGATATCATCACAGAATTTGCCTTGGAAAAGGTGCTTGGCATGTGGTGGAACACAACAACTGACGTTTTCCAATTCAAATTAAATGTCGAACGAAATCGCGAGTTACTTGCTGAAGGAAAGCATCCAACCAAACGAGAAATTCTTCGCGTTCTAATGTCCATCTATGATCCTCTCGGCCTGATAGGGAACTATCTGATGTTCCTGAAAATTCTCTTGCAGGAGATTTGGAGAGCAGGAACAGAATGGGACGATATGATTCATGAAAAGCAACTTAAGGGATGGATTACATGGCTTCGGATTCTACCACAGATCGAGGAAATACGAATTCCTCGTTGTTATCATACTTCGTCGTGTGGAGATCAACATGCCGTCGAACTACACACCTTCGTAGATGCGAGCGAATTGGGATATGCTGCAGTTTCGTACTTTCGTTTTGTACAGGATGGTGTGATAAAATGTGCTTTAATTGGGGCTAAAACACGCGTAGCTCCCATCAAATTTGTCTCGATCCCACGTCTGGAGCTTCAAGCAGCAGTCATCGGTGTTCGATTAGCCAAAAGTATCGAGCAAGGGCATTCACTGGACATCAAACGACGTTATTTCTGGACGGATGCACGGGATGTCATATGTTGGCTCAATTCAGACAATCGTCGATACTCCCAATTTGTAGCCTTTCGTACAAGCGAAATTCTAGAAAATACAGAGATCAAGGATTGGAATTGGATTCCATCAAAATTGAATGTTGCTGATGAGGGTACCAAGTGGCAGCGACAACCGGATTTCGATGCTAACAGCCGCTGGTTCAATGGTCCTTCCTTTTTATGGGAGCATGAATGTGAGTGGCCAAAGATGCCAACATCCGACCATGTCACAGTGGAAGAAATCCGCCAAAACCTCCTCCATCATACAATTGATTTCAACGATATTTTGCGACCAGAAGATCACTCCAAGTGGAAGCATCTGCGACGCATAACGGCGCTGGTGATACGATTCGCTGAAAATATAAAACGCAAATTAGCAAAAGCCGTAACACAAACAGGAATACTTACGATGCACGAGTTAGCAACAGCTGAAAACTTTCACTATAGAAGAGCACAAAACGAAGTTTACTCTGAAGAAATGGTAATCCTTACGAAAGCTAAAAGCATAAAAAATCAGCAAATTCTACCGAGGAAAAGTTCACTGTACAAACTCAGTCCATTCCTTGACGACAATGGCGTAATGCGAGTTCATAGCCGAATCGATGTCTGTGAGTTTGTCGGCAAGAAAAGTGCCTTCCCGATTGTGCTTCCACGTGACCATCGTCTCACACAGCTGATTTTGCTAGAAAGACATGAAAGGTACCATCATCAAAATCATGAAACCTACATAAATGAAGTGCGAAAGCAATACTACATTCCTCGTTTACGTGTCCAGTGCGAAAAGGTCAGGCGTAAGTGTCAGCAATGCAaaatacgaatggcaaaatCTCAACCACCAGCTATGGGGAACCTGCCTCCAGCACGACTTGCTGCCTTTGTACGTCCATTCTCCTATACTGGCGTAGATTTTTTCGGTCCATATAATGTCGCGGTTGGTCGACGTACTGAAAAGAGATGGGGAGTTCTTATGACCTGCCTAACTATTCGAGCGATCCATATAGAGATCGCACACTCTCTTAACACAGACTCCTGTATCATGGCACTAAAAAACTTCATGGCACGACGCGGAACTCCAGTGGAGATTTTCAGTGATCGTGGAACCAACTTTGTTGGAGCAAGCAAAGAACTCTCTGATGCGCTAAAGACTGTTGATAAGCAGAGGATCATGCTAGAGTTTACATCGTCAACAACATCATGGAACTTCAATCCTCCTGCATCACCACATATGGGTGGTAGCTGGGAGAGACTTATACAATCTGTTAAAAAGATTCTTGCAGAAATCCATCCTAAACGATCGTTCACCGATGAAGTGTTGAGGAATACTTTAACTGAAATAGAAAACATCGTGAACAGTAGACCTCTAACATACGTACCAGTAGACGATGTATCATCACCAGCATTAACTCCCAATCATTTTTTGCTGGGATCATCCAACGGCTCTAAACCACTGGTCCCCTACGATGATAGCGCGATAGTTGTAAAACATTCCTGGAAAACATCACAAATTCTAGCCAACTATTTTTGGAGACGTTGGGTAATGGAATACTTACCGACCATAACACGTAGAACAAAATGGTTCCTTCCAGCGAAACCGATAGGCGTCGGCGATATTGTGATTGTTGTAGACCCTAATATGCCTAGATCATGTTGGCCAAAAGGAAGAGTGGTAGCGACAAAAATATCCAAAGATGGCCAGGTTCGTTCAGCAACAGTACAAACAGTTTCAGGTTTATACGAAAGACCAGCGGTAAAACTAGCTGTATTAGATATCGGTGCAAATATAAACAAGTTGAACCAGAGCCCAACTTAG